The stretch of DNA CGCACCGTCGAGGCCGTCGCCGCCACCGGGGTGCCCACCGTGGTGATGACCTACTGGAACCCGGTGGAGAAGTACGGCGTCGAGCGGTTCGCCCGCGACCTGGCCAGCGCCGGCGGCGCCGGCCTGATCACCCCCGACATCACGCCCGACTACGGCCAGGAGTGGATCGCGGCGGCCGACGCCCACCACCTCGACAAGGTCTTCCTGGTCGCGCCGTCGAGCACCGACGAGCGGATCGCGATGACGACCGCCGCGTGTCGGGGCTTCGTCTACGCGACAGCCGTCATGGGCGTGACGGGTGCGCGTGCCACCACCTCCGAGCTGGCCGGACCGCTGGTCGCGCGCGCCAAGAGCACCACCGACCTGCCGATCGGCGTGGGTCTCGGCGTCAGCAACGGCGACCAGGCCGCCGAGCTCGCGGGCTATGCCGACGGGGTCATCGTGGGCAGTGCGTTCGTCCGCGCGCTGCTGGATCACCCGGGCGATCGGGCCGCCGCGCTCGGTGCGCTGACAGCGCTGA from Nocardioides sp. BP30 encodes:
- the trpA gene encoding tryptophan synthase subunit alpha, giving the protein MTSTSTAFAAAKAENRAALVGYLPAGFPDVDGSIEAIKAMVAAGCDVIEIGLPYSDPVMDGPTIQAAAQQALDGGVRTHDVLRTVEAVAATGVPTVVMTYWNPVEKYGVERFARDLASAGGAGLITPDITPDYGQEWIAAADAHHLDKVFLVAPSSTDERIAMTTAACRGFVYATAVMGVTGARATTSELAGPLVARAKSTTDLPIGVGLGVSNGDQAAELAGYADGVIVGSAFVRALLDHPGDRAAALGALTALTEDLAGGVRRGA